A single region of the Pseudomonas sp. B21-023 genome encodes:
- a CDS encoding MoxR family ATPase: MKFEGTRDYVATDDLKLAVNAAITLERPLLVKGEPGTGKTMLAEQLAASFGARLITWHIKSTTKAHQGLYEYDAVSRLRDSQLGVDKVHDVRNYLKKGKLWEAFEADERVILLIDEIDKADIEFPNDLLQELDKMEFYVYEIDETIKAKQRPIIIITSNNEKELPDAFLRRCFFHYIAFPDRATLQQIVDVHYPNISQSLVSEALDVFFDVRKVPGLKKKPSTSELVDWLKLLMADNIGEAVLRERDPTKAIPPLAGALVKNEQDVTLLERLAFMSRRGNR, encoded by the coding sequence ATGAAGTTCGAAGGCACCCGCGACTACGTCGCCACAGATGACCTCAAGCTGGCGGTCAACGCGGCCATCACCCTGGAGCGCCCGTTGCTGGTCAAGGGCGAGCCGGGTACCGGCAAGACCATGCTCGCCGAACAGCTGGCCGCCTCCTTCGGCGCACGCCTGATCACCTGGCACATCAAGTCGACCACCAAGGCCCACCAGGGCCTGTATGAATACGACGCGGTCAGCCGCCTGCGCGATTCGCAGCTTGGCGTGGACAAGGTCCACGATGTGCGCAACTACCTGAAAAAAGGCAAGCTGTGGGAGGCCTTCGAGGCCGACGAGCGGGTAATCCTGCTGATCGACGAAATCGACAAGGCCGACATCGAGTTCCCCAACGACCTGTTGCAGGAACTCGACAAGATGGAGTTCTACGTCTACGAAATCGACGAGACCATCAAGGCCAAGCAGCGCCCGATCATCATCATCACCTCCAACAATGAAAAGGAGCTGCCTGACGCCTTCCTGCGCCGCTGCTTCTTCCATTACATCGCCTTCCCCGACCGCGCCACCCTGCAACAGATCGTCGATGTGCACTACCCCAACATCAGCCAGTCGCTGGTCAGCGAGGCACTGGACGTGTTCTTCGACGTGCGCAAGGTGCCGGGCCTGAAGAAAAAGCCTTCCACCTCCGAGCTGGTCGACTGGCTCAAGCTGCTGATGGCCGACAACATCGGCGAGGCGGTGCTGCGCGAACGCGACCCGACCAAGGCCATCCCGCCGCTGGCCGGTGCCCTGGTGAAGAACGAACAGGACGTGACGCTGCTCGAGCGCCTGGCCTTCATGAGCCGGCGCGGCAACCGCTGA
- a CDS encoding VWA domain-containing protein, which yields MLLNLFNEMRAAKVPVSVRELLDLHHALQKGVVFADMDAFYYLARAILVKDERHFDKFDRAFAAYFKGLENLDRHIEALIPDEWLRKEFERSLTDEERAQIQSLGGLDKLIEEFKKRLEEQRERHAGGNKWIGTGGTSPFGSGGFNPEGIRVGEAGKRQGKAVKVWDQREYKNLDDQVELGTRNIKLALRRLRKFAREGAAEELDIDGTIDHTARDAGLLNIQMRPERRNTVKLLLLFDIGGSMDAHVKVCEELFSACKTEFKHLEYYYFHNVVYESVWKNNLRRTSERFSTFDLLHKYGDDYKVIFVGDAAMAPYEITQPGGSVEHWNEEAGYVWMQRFMEKFRKIIWINPYPKQAWDYTASTHLVRDLIEDKMYPLTLQGLEDGMRYLSK from the coding sequence ATGTTGCTCAACCTGTTCAATGAAATGCGCGCGGCCAAGGTACCCGTATCGGTACGCGAACTGCTCGACCTGCACCATGCCCTGCAGAAGGGCGTGGTGTTCGCCGACATGGACGCCTTCTACTACCTGGCCCGCGCCATCCTGGTGAAGGACGAGCGGCACTTCGACAAGTTCGACCGCGCCTTTGCCGCCTACTTCAAGGGCCTGGAAAACCTCGACCGGCATATCGAGGCGTTGATCCCCGACGAGTGGCTGCGCAAGGAGTTCGAACGCTCGCTCACCGACGAGGAGCGCGCGCAGATCCAGTCCCTGGGCGGGCTGGACAAGCTGATCGAGGAATTCAAGAAGCGCCTCGAGGAGCAAAGGGAACGCCACGCCGGCGGCAACAAGTGGATCGGCACGGGCGGTACCAGCCCGTTCGGTTCCGGCGGTTTCAACCCCGAGGGCATCCGCGTCGGCGAGGCCGGCAAGCGCCAGGGCAAGGCGGTGAAGGTCTGGGACCAGCGCGAGTACAAGAACCTTGACGACCAGGTCGAGCTGGGCACTCGCAACATCAAGCTGGCCCTGCGCCGGCTGCGCAAGTTCGCCCGCGAAGGCGCCGCCGAGGAGCTGGACATCGACGGCACCATCGATCACACCGCCCGTGACGCCGGCCTGCTGAACATCCAGATGCGCCCCGAACGGCGCAACACGGTGAAGCTGCTGTTGCTGTTCGACATCGGCGGCTCGATGGACGCCCACGTCAAGGTCTGCGAGGAACTGTTCTCGGCCTGCAAGACCGAGTTCAAGCACCTGGAGTACTACTACTTCCACAACGTCGTCTACGAGTCGGTGTGGAAGAACAACCTGCGCCGCACCTCGGAGCGCTTTTCCACCTTCGACCTGCTGCACAAGTACGGCGACGACTACAAAGTGATCTTCGTCGGCGACGCGGCCATGGCACCCTACGAGATCACCCAGCCCGGCGGCAGCGTCGAGCACTGGAACGAAGAGGCCGGGTACGTGTGGATGCAGCGCTTCATGGAGAAATTCAGGAAGATTATCTGGATCAACCCGTATCCGAAGCAGGCCTGGGACTACACCGCCTCGACCCATCTGGTGCGGGACCTGATCGAGGACAAGATGTACCCGCTGACGCTGCAGGGGTTGGAAGACGGGATGCGTTACCTGTCCAAGTAA
- a CDS encoding biotin-dependent carboxyltransferase family protein — MSELRIEASTALCQLQDAGRFGVRHLGVTQGGALDWVAMRWANWLLGNALDSAVVEIALGGFSVVAEQDCVLALAGADLDAQVDGQAVAPWTSFNLGKGQQLTLRQPRQGVRAYLAAPGGFVGESVLGSCATVVREALGGVDGQGRALVKGELLHAAEAIAGQVGAPNRRSHVPETLRPVYAEKPVLDLVMGAQIGNFGGTSLFEAFNRDWTLDNRADRMGIRLLGPQLVYQGAPMISEGIPLGAVQVPPDGQPIVLLNDRQTIGGYPRLGALTPLALAQLAQCMPGATIRFRAVVQDEAWREQQACLRCWG; from the coding sequence ATGAGCGAGTTGAGGATCGAGGCCAGCACCGCGCTGTGCCAATTGCAGGACGCCGGGCGGTTCGGCGTGCGTCACCTGGGGGTGACCCAGGGCGGCGCGCTGGACTGGGTGGCGATGCGCTGGGCCAACTGGCTGCTGGGCAATGCCCTGGACAGCGCCGTGGTGGAGATTGCGCTTGGCGGCTTCAGTGTGGTTGCCGAGCAGGACTGCGTGCTGGCGCTGGCCGGGGCCGACCTGGATGCGCAAGTCGACGGGCAGGCCGTGGCGCCCTGGACCAGCTTCAACCTCGGCAAGGGCCAGCAGCTGACGCTGCGTCAGCCTCGCCAAGGGGTACGTGCTTATCTGGCCGCGCCTGGCGGGTTCGTGGGCGAGTCGGTGCTGGGGAGTTGTGCCACGGTGGTTCGGGAAGCGCTGGGCGGGGTTGACGGCCAGGGCCGGGCGCTGGTGAAAGGGGAGTTACTGCATGCGGCTGAAGCCATCGCGGGGCAAGTCGGGGCGCCGAATCGCCGCTCCCATGTGCCCGAAACGTTGCGGCCGGTGTATGCCGAGAAGCCGGTATTGGATCTGGTGATGGGCGCGCAGATCGGTAACTTCGGCGGCACCAGCCTGTTCGAGGCGTTCAACCGTGACTGGACGCTGGACAACCGTGCCGACCGCATGGGCATTCGCCTGCTCGGGCCGCAACTGGTCTACCAGGGCGCGCCGATGATCTCCGAGGGAATCCCGCTCGGCGCCGTGCAGGTGCCGCCGGACGGGCAGCCGATCGTCCTGCTCAACGACCGGCAGACCATTGGTGGGTATCCACGGCTGGGGGCGCTGACACCGCTGGCGCTGGCGCAATTGGCGCAGTGCATGCCGGGCGCGACGATACGGTTCAGGGCGGTGGTGCAGGACGAGGCGTGGCGCGAGCAGCAGGCATGCTTGCGCTGCTGGGGTTGA
- the pxpB gene encoding 5-oxoprolinase subunit PxpB: MTPRIEVVAVDSLMVRLFDAIDEGNMPWILAASQRLRDAFGQQLIDLVPSYTTLMVQFDLAPGEGRQRILHALEGLRPDAGNSGRRHEIPVWYHASVGPELPVLAARSGLSEAEVIEVHCGRDYPVFALGFAPGFGFMGLVDERLATPRLSTPRKRVAAGSVGIAERQTAAYPAVSPGGWNLIGRTPVRLFDRERDGYSLLQPGDRVRFVAVGHAEFINLGGDDSPLEAQA; the protein is encoded by the coding sequence ATGACCCCACGAATCGAAGTGGTGGCCGTCGACAGCCTGATGGTGCGGCTGTTCGATGCCATCGATGAAGGCAACATGCCGTGGATCCTTGCCGCCAGCCAGCGCTTGCGGGACGCTTTCGGCCAACAGTTGATCGACCTGGTACCGTCCTACACCACGCTGATGGTGCAGTTCGACCTGGCGCCGGGCGAAGGGCGCCAGCGCATCCTGCACGCACTGGAGGGCCTGCGGCCCGATGCCGGCAATAGCGGGCGGCGGCATGAGATCCCGGTGTGGTACCACGCCAGCGTCGGTCCCGAGTTGCCGGTGCTGGCTGCGCGCAGTGGACTGAGCGAAGCCGAAGTGATCGAGGTGCACTGTGGCCGTGATTACCCGGTGTTCGCGCTGGGGTTCGCTCCGGGTTTCGGCTTCATGGGGCTGGTCGACGAGCGCCTGGCCACACCGCGCCTGAGCACCCCGCGCAAGCGTGTGGCAGCGGGCAGTGTCGGCATCGCCGAACGCCAGACCGCCGCGTATCCGGCGGTGTCGCCGGGCGGCTGGAACCTGATCGGCCGCACGCCGGTGCGCCTGTTCGATCGTGAAAGGGATGGCTACAGCCTGCTGCAACCGGGCGACCGGGTGCGTTTCGTGGCGGTCGGGCACGCCGAGTTCATCAACCTGGGCGGTGATGACAGCCCGCTGGAGGCCCAGGCATGA
- a CDS encoding 5-oxoprolinase subunit PxpA, with the protein MNIDTEVRQVKRLLLNCDMGESFGNWRMGQDAKVMPFIDCANIACGYHAGDPGTMRRTVALALEHRVAIGAHPAYPDLAGFGRRSMACSSDEIRDLLHYQIGALDGICKVLGARVAYVKPHGALYNDMMANPAILRTVLEAVAAFDSGLPLMLMATADDSAAQALGDEIGVPLWFEAFADRGYTASGHLMSRRLPDAVHHDPALVVEQALRLAKGEALVADDGSEVRLNASTLCVHGDNDGSVAAVRQIRQALDALEQA; encoded by the coding sequence ATGAACATTGATACGGAGGTCCGCCAGGTGAAACGCCTGCTACTCAATTGCGACATGGGCGAGAGCTTCGGCAACTGGCGCATGGGCCAGGATGCCAAGGTCATGCCGTTCATCGACTGCGCCAATATCGCCTGCGGCTATCACGCCGGCGACCCCGGCACCATGCGCCGCACCGTGGCCCTGGCCCTGGAGCACCGGGTGGCCATCGGCGCGCACCCGGCCTACCCGGACCTGGCAGGCTTCGGCCGCCGCTCCATGGCCTGCAGCAGCGACGAGATCCGCGACCTGCTGCACTACCAGATCGGTGCCCTGGACGGCATCTGCAAGGTGCTCGGCGCACGGGTGGCCTACGTCAAGCCCCATGGCGCGCTGTACAACGACATGATGGCCAACCCGGCCATCCTGCGTACAGTGCTCGAGGCCGTGGCGGCGTTCGACAGCGGCCTGCCGCTGATGCTCATGGCCACCGCCGACGACAGTGCCGCCCAGGCCCTGGGCGACGAGATCGGCGTGCCATTGTGGTTCGAAGCCTTTGCCGACCGTGGCTACACCGCCAGCGGGCACCTGATGTCGCGACGCCTGCCGGACGCGGTGCACCATGACCCGGCGCTGGTGGTCGAGCAGGCCTTGCGCCTGGCCAAGGGCGAGGCCCTGGTGGCCGACGACGGCAGCGAAGTGCGGTTGAACGCCAGCACCCTTTGCGTGCATGGCGACAACGATGGCTCCGTGGCCGCGGTACGCCAGATCCGCCAGGCTCTCGACGCGCTGGAGCAGGCATGA
- a CDS encoding MFS transporter, with translation MNPTGVQQQAPARTSSGPFAWYRDIDSQQRRTFWSCKIGYGLDGMDTQMLSFVIPTLIMLWGISTAEAGLIHTSTLIASALGGWIAGILSDRIGRVRTLQLTVLWFAFFTFLCGFAQSYEQLLIARTLMGFGFGGEWTAGAVLIGEVIRAQDRGKAVGMVQSGWAIGWGLTAILYALLFSWLPAEQAWRALFLLGLLPAIFVIFVRRLVKDPEVYREAKAAETVAAPSHFYEIFAPGMLWTTIRASLLTTGALGGYYAITSWLPTFLKNERGLSVLGTGGYLAMVIVGSYIGYVVSAYLCDLLGRRKNFILFAVGSFVIVLLYTQLPVSDNVMLWLGFPLGFFASGIFSGMGSFLTELFPTRIRGSGQGFCYNIGKVIAAMFPLLIGLLGEKVPLGLGIGAFAAVSYGVVIVAALSLPETRGKALQAR, from the coding sequence ATGAACCCGACCGGCGTGCAGCAGCAGGCCCCCGCCCGAACCTCGAGCGGCCCTTTCGCCTGGTACCGCGACATCGACTCCCAGCAACGACGCACCTTCTGGAGCTGCAAGATCGGCTACGGCCTGGACGGCATGGACACCCAGATGCTGAGCTTCGTCATCCCCACACTGATCATGCTGTGGGGCATCAGCACCGCCGAAGCCGGATTGATCCATACCAGCACACTGATCGCTTCGGCCTTGGGCGGCTGGATTGCCGGCATCCTCTCCGACCGTATCGGCCGGGTACGCACTCTGCAGTTGACGGTGCTGTGGTTTGCTTTTTTCACCTTCCTCTGTGGCTTCGCGCAAAGCTATGAGCAGCTGCTGATCGCCCGCACGCTGATGGGCTTCGGTTTCGGCGGGGAATGGACCGCCGGCGCGGTGCTGATCGGCGAGGTGATCCGCGCCCAGGATCGCGGCAAGGCGGTAGGCATGGTGCAGTCGGGCTGGGCCATCGGCTGGGGCCTGACCGCCATCCTCTACGCGCTGCTGTTCTCCTGGCTGCCGGCCGAGCAGGCCTGGCGCGCGCTGTTCCTGCTCGGGCTGCTGCCAGCGATCTTCGTGATCTTCGTGCGGCGCCTGGTCAAGGATCCGGAGGTCTACCGCGAGGCCAAGGCCGCCGAGACGGTCGCGGCGCCCTCACACTTCTACGAGATCTTCGCACCCGGCATGCTGTGGACCACGATTCGCGCTTCGCTGCTGACTACTGGTGCCCTGGGCGGCTACTACGCCATCACCTCGTGGCTGCCGACCTTCCTCAAGAACGAGCGCGGCCTGAGCGTGCTGGGTACCGGCGGCTACCTGGCGATGGTCATCGTCGGCTCCTACATCGGCTATGTGGTCAGCGCCTACCTCTGCGACCTGCTGGGGCGCCGGAAGAACTTCATCCTGTTCGCCGTGGGCTCGTTCGTCATCGTCCTGCTCTACACGCAGCTACCGGTCAGCGACAACGTGATGCTGTGGCTGGGCTTCCCGCTGGGCTTTTTCGCCTCGGGCATCTTCAGCGGCATGGGTTCGTTCCTCACCGAGTTGTTCCCCACCCGTATCCGTGGATCGGGACAAGGCTTCTGCTACAACATCGGCAAGGTCATCGCGGCCATGTTCCCTTTGCTGATCGGCCTGCTCGGCGAGAAAGTACCGTTGGGCCTGGGGATTGGTGCCTTCGCCGCGGTGTCCTACGGTGTGGTGATCGTGGCCGCGCTGAGCCTGCCGGAAACCCGCGGCAAAGCGCTCCAGGCACGCTAA
- a CDS encoding LysR family transcriptional regulator: MNLRFLETFVWVARLKSFRLTAEKLFTTQASVSSRIAALEADLGVKLLLRDSRGVSLTPEGAKVLEYAERMLDTAKAMKQSLDSDRAKTGRIRLGVMDTVIHTWMSALVAELGERYPQVEIELVADTALNLREQLQKGFLDVILQTDLLREQSIRSQDLARYPMGWIVAAGSPHHRTYASLAELARERIVTFSKNSRPHQEVLSLLQSAGAEAPRLNCVNSVAAITRLLRDGFGIGALPPALVDGELSRGELVLLDGLQPPPSLELVVAWQTGVALVGEIVDVCRQVLERYARDVGGQRIVLV; the protein is encoded by the coding sequence ATGAACCTTCGTTTCCTCGAAACCTTCGTCTGGGTCGCCCGGCTCAAGAGCTTCCGCCTTACCGCCGAGAAGCTGTTCACCACCCAGGCCTCGGTGTCCAGCCGCATCGCCGCGCTGGAGGCCGACCTGGGCGTGAAACTGCTGCTGCGCGATTCGCGCGGGGTCAGCCTGACCCCCGAGGGCGCCAAGGTGCTGGAATATGCCGAACGCATGCTCGACACCGCCAAGGCCATGAAGCAGTCGCTGGACAGCGACCGCGCCAAGACCGGGCGCATTCGCCTGGGGGTCATGGACACCGTCATCCATACCTGGATGAGCGCGCTGGTGGCAGAGCTGGGCGAGCGCTACCCGCAGGTGGAGATCGAGCTGGTGGCCGATACCGCGCTGAACCTGCGCGAACAGCTGCAAAAAGGCTTTCTCGACGTGATCCTGCAGACCGACCTGCTGCGCGAGCAGTCGATCCGCAGCCAGGACCTGGCGCGCTACCCGATGGGCTGGATCGTCGCCGCAGGCTCCCCGCACCACCGCACCTACGCCTCGCTGGCGGAGCTGGCCCGCGAACGCATCGTCACCTTCTCGAAAAATTCACGACCGCACCAGGAAGTGCTCAGCCTGTTGCAGTCAGCCGGGGCCGAGGCGCCACGCCTGAACTGCGTGAACTCGGTGGCGGCGATCACCCGCCTGCTGCGCGACGGTTTCGGCATCGGCGCGCTGCCACCGGCACTGGTCGATGGCGAACTGAGCCGGGGCGAGCTGGTGTTGCTGGACGGCTTGCAGCCACCGCCGAGCCTGGAGCTGGTGGTAGCCTGGCAGACCGGCGTGGCGTTGGTGGGCGAGATCGTCGATGTGTGCCGGCAAGTGCTGGAGCGCTATGCGCGGGATGTGGGCGGGCAACGGATCGTGCTGGTCTGA
- a CDS encoding DUF2937 family protein, translating to MFRSYLRLLLFTFGLLAGLQVPGLVKDYSQRVEAHLLESRQALDGFRQTAQRFFNGDLQALVRHYRGSDDPVFNSDANSIESLLIRNQALEHEWQALQGSWVSRTWHVLVQPEPTLREETLKGYSYQILLVPEAIGWGIGSGFVLAFVVESLLLVIGWVILGGRRKVVKESWR from the coding sequence ATGTTCAGAAGTTACCTGCGTTTGCTGTTGTTCACCTTCGGCCTGCTGGCCGGTCTCCAGGTGCCCGGGCTGGTCAAGGACTACAGCCAGCGTGTCGAGGCGCACCTGCTCGAATCGCGCCAGGCCCTGGACGGCTTCCGCCAGACCGCGCAGCGCTTCTTCAACGGCGACCTGCAGGCGCTGGTGCGGCATTACCGCGGCAGCGACGATCCGGTGTTCAACAGCGATGCCAACAGCATCGAAAGCCTGCTGATCCGCAACCAGGCGCTGGAGCATGAATGGCAGGCCCTGCAGGGCTCGTGGGTGAGCCGCACCTGGCATGTGCTGGTGCAGCCGGAGCCGACATTGCGCGAGGAGACGCTCAAGGGCTACAGCTACCAGATCCTGCTGGTGCCCGAGGCGATCGGTTGGGGGATCGGCAGCGGGTTCGTGCTGGCGTTCGTGGTCGAGAGCCTGTTGCTGGTGATTGGCTGGGTGATCCTCGGTGGGCGGCGCAAAGTGGTGAAGGAAAGCTGGCGGTGA
- a CDS encoding class II glutamine amidotransferase — MCELLGMSANVPTDIVFSFTGLMQRGGRTGPHRDGWGIGFYEGRGLRLFQDPAASSESEVANLVQRYPIKSEVVIGHIRQANVGKVCLSNTHPFVRELWGRNWCFAHNGQLGDFAGQRTFYRPIGDTDSEAAFCDLLNRIREAFPEPVEAEQLLPVLVEACAEYRGKGVFNCLLSDGDWLFCFCSTKLVHITRRAPFGAARLKDVDLIVDFHTQTTPNDVVTVIATEALTENETWNRYEPGQWGLWRHGECVAHGQS; from the coding sequence ATGTGCGAACTGCTGGGCATGAGCGCCAATGTCCCCACCGATATCGTCTTCAGCTTCACCGGCCTGATGCAGCGCGGCGGGCGCACCGGCCCGCACCGCGATGGCTGGGGCATCGGTTTCTACGAGGGGCGCGGCCTGCGCCTGTTCCAGGACCCGGCGGCGAGCAGCGAGTCCGAGGTGGCCAACCTGGTGCAGCGCTACCCGATCAAGAGCGAAGTGGTCATCGGCCATATCCGCCAGGCCAATGTCGGCAAGGTCTGCCTGTCCAACACCCACCCGTTCGTGCGCGAGCTGTGGGGCCGCAACTGGTGCTTCGCGCACAACGGCCAGCTGGGTGACTTCGCCGGCCAGCGCACGTTCTACCGACCGATCGGCGATACCGACAGCGAGGCCGCCTTCTGCGACTTGCTCAATCGTATCCGCGAGGCCTTCCCCGAACCGGTGGAAGCCGAGCAGTTGCTGCCGGTGCTGGTCGAAGCCTGCGCCGAGTACCGCGGCAAGGGCGTGTTCAACTGCCTGCTCAGCGACGGCGACTGGCTGTTCTGCTTCTGCTCGACCAAACTGGTGCACATCACCCGCCGCGCACCGTTCGGCGCGGCGCGGCTGAAGGATGTCGACCTGATCGTCGACTTCCACACGCAAACCACCCCCAACGACGTGGTCACGGTGATCGCCACCGAGGCCTTGACCGAGAACGAGACCTGGAACCGCTACGAGCCGGGTCAATGGGGGCTGTGGCGCCACGGCGAGTGCGTCGCCCACGGCCAGAGCTAA
- a CDS encoding S9 family peptidase: protein MPLTLPAPIARQADGNDPYAWLQDRDTPEVLAYLAEENAYQEACLAGQAPLREQLFEEIKSRILETDLSLPSPWGPYLYYTRTTAGDEYPRHYRCPRPADDSNTVDESREELLLDPNALANGGFLSLGAFSISPDHRLLAYSLDTSGDEVYTLYVKDLASGALSALPFDDCDGSMTWANDSQTLFFAELDDTHRPWRLRRHTLGEAAATTVFEEPDGRFFLHCYRASSERQLVLLLNSKTTSEAWVLDAATPHADFTCLAPRVEGHEYFPDHGQLDGQWRWFIRSNQDGINFALFHAPADSVPARAQWQVLVPHRDDIMLEGVSLNASALSLSLREGGLPIIEVRPQGLPAYRVELPDAAYSLYVQDSLEFASSRIRLRYEALNRPAQVRQLELATGIQQVLKQTPVLGAFDADDYVSQRLWAVAKDGTQVPISLVRRRADEGKTVPLYLYGYGAYGESLDPWFSHARLSLLERGVAFAIAHVRGGGELGEAWYRAGKQEHKHNSFDDFIACAEHLIAEGVTRRECLAISGGSAGGLLMGAVLNLRPELFRCAIAEVPFVDVLNTMLDPELPLTVTEYDEWGNPEEPEVYARIKAYAPYENVKAQAYPAMLVIAGYNDSRVQYWEAAKWVARLRTRKTDANLLLLKTEMGAGHGGMSGRYQGLRDVALEYAFVFNELGVA from the coding sequence ATGCCCCTGACCCTTCCCGCCCCTATCGCCCGTCAAGCCGACGGCAACGACCCCTACGCCTGGCTGCAGGACCGCGACACGCCCGAGGTGCTGGCCTACCTGGCCGAGGAAAACGCCTACCAGGAAGCCTGCCTGGCCGGCCAGGCGCCGCTGCGCGAGCAACTGTTCGAAGAGATCAAGAGCCGCATCCTCGAGACCGACCTGTCGCTGCCCTCGCCCTGGGGCCCGTACCTCTACTACACCCGCACCACCGCCGGCGACGAGTACCCGCGCCACTACCGCTGCCCGCGCCCGGCTGACGACAGCAATACGGTGGATGAAAGCCGCGAGGAACTGCTGCTCGACCCCAATGCGCTGGCGAACGGCGGTTTCCTCTCCCTCGGCGCCTTCAGCATCAGCCCCGACCACCGGCTGCTGGCCTACAGCCTGGATACCAGCGGCGACGAGGTCTACACCCTGTACGTCAAGGACCTGGCCAGCGGCGCGCTGAGCGCCCTGCCCTTCGACGACTGCGACGGCAGCATGACCTGGGCCAACGACAGCCAGACGCTGTTCTTTGCCGAGCTCGACGACACCCACCGCCCCTGGCGCCTGCGTCGCCACACCCTGGGCGAGGCCGCGGCCACCACCGTATTCGAAGAGCCCGACGGACGTTTCTTCCTGCACTGCTACCGCGCCAGCTCCGAACGCCAACTGGTGCTGCTGCTCAACAGCAAGACCACCAGCGAAGCCTGGGTGCTCGATGCGGCCACGCCGCATGCCGACTTCACCTGCCTGGCGCCACGGGTCGAAGGCCATGAATACTTCCCCGACCATGGCCAGCTCGACGGTCAATGGCGCTGGTTCATCCGCAGCAACCAGGACGGTATCAACTTCGCCCTGTTCCATGCGCCGGCAGACAGCGTGCCGGCCCGTGCGCAATGGCAGGTGCTGGTGCCACACCGCGACGACATCATGCTCGAAGGCGTCAGCCTCAATGCCTCGGCGCTGTCCCTGAGCCTGCGCGAAGGCGGCCTGCCGATCATCGAAGTGCGCCCGCAAGGCCTGCCGGCCTACCGCGTCGAACTGCCGGATGCCGCCTACAGCCTCTACGTGCAGGACAGCCTGGAATTCGCCAGCTCGCGCATCCGCCTGCGCTACGAAGCCCTCAACCGCCCGGCCCAGGTGCGTCAACTGGAGCTGGCCACAGGCATCCAGCAGGTGCTCAAGCAGACCCCGGTGCTCGGCGCGTTCGACGCCGACGACTACGTCAGCCAGCGCCTGTGGGCGGTAGCCAAGGATGGCACGCAGGTACCGATCAGCCTGGTGCGTCGCCGCGCCGACGAAGGCAAGACAGTGCCCCTCTATCTTTACGGCTATGGTGCCTACGGCGAGAGCCTCGATCCGTGGTTCTCCCATGCCCGCCTAAGCCTGCTGGAGCGTGGCGTGGCCTTCGCCATCGCCCATGTGCGCGGTGGCGGCGAGCTGGGTGAAGCCTGGTACCGGGCCGGCAAGCAGGAACACAAGCACAACAGCTTCGACGATTTCATCGCCTGCGCCGAACACCTGATCGCTGAAGGCGTGACCCGCCGTGAATGCCTGGCCATCAGTGGCGGCAGTGCCGGCGGCCTGCTCATGGGCGCAGTGCTCAACCTGCGCCCCGAACTGTTCCGCTGCGCCATCGCCGAAGTGCCGTTCGTCGATGTGCTCAACACCATGCTCGACCCCGAGCTGCCGCTGACCGTTACCGAGTACGACGAATGGGGCAACCCCGAGGAGCCGGAGGTATATGCGCGGATCAAGGCCTACGCGCCGTACGAGAACGTCAAGGCCCAGGCGTACCCGGCCATGCTGGTGATCGCCGGCTACAACGACAGCCGTGTGCAGTACTGGGAGGCGGCCAAGTGGGTGGCGCGCCTGCGCACGCGCAAGACCGACGCCAACCTGCTGCTGCTCAAGACCGAGATGGGCGCCGGCCACGGCGGCATGAGCGGCCGCTACCAGGGGCTGCGCGACGTGGCATTGGAGTATGCGTTCGTCTTCAATGAGCTGGGCGTGGCGTAA
- a CDS encoding cyclic nucleotide-binding domain-containing protein yields the protein MPDTQHLNAEIRDMLMDCGLFDTLQPSDFVTAAGYFSLTAVSEGQTLFSEGDAGTFMCILHRGVVSVRKTDGNGAEVEIATLRKGRAFGEMAVLDGERRSATCVAASDCQLLTLGKDSLEKMLADAPRIAARIIRALAVALSRRLRMQDGQRLAQQV from the coding sequence ATGCCCGACACCCAGCACCTGAACGCCGAAATCCGCGACATGCTCATGGACTGCGGCCTGTTCGACACCCTGCAACCCAGCGATTTCGTCACCGCCGCCGGCTATTTCAGCCTCACCGCCGTCAGCGAAGGCCAGACCCTGTTCAGCGAAGGCGACGCCGGTACCTTCATGTGTATCCTCCACCGTGGCGTGGTCTCGGTGCGCAAGACCGACGGCAACGGGGCCGAGGTGGAAATCGCTACCCTGCGCAAGGGCCGAGCCTTCGGCGAGATGGCCGTGCTCGACGGCGAGCGCCGCTCGGCCACCTGCGTGGCCGCCAGCGACTGCCAGTTGCTGACCCTGGGCAAGGACTCGCTGGAGAAGATGCTCGCCGACGCGCCGCGCATTGCCGCCCGGATCATTCGCGCCCTGGCCGTGGCGCTTTCACGGCGCTTGCGGATGCAGGATGGCCAGCGCCTGGCACAGCAGGTCTAA